The Daucus carota subsp. sativus chromosome 7, DH1 v3.0, whole genome shotgun sequence genome window below encodes:
- the LOC108194416 gene encoding expansin-B18-like: MAFNLKYDIPISILLINLSVIFMQISLSFGQGFAPGLATWYGPANGPGSGGACGFDTDVGQPPYSGMISAGNAKIFLKGHGCGQCFQMQCSADLCSGKPITVTITDECPGHCDDVPFHFDLSGHAFGAMAKPGQENNLRQRGRVDIQFRRVPCNYQGAKIAFKIDKGINPNYFACAVESINGDGDIGSMQLKPANSGWIPMKQSWGATWSANINRATQGPLSFRITTSSGKSIEVDNAVPAKWVKGARYISNANF, translated from the exons ATGGCCTTTAATCTCAAATATGATATACCTATTTCTATTCTACTGATCAACTTATCAGTAATTTTTATGCAGATTTCCCTGAGCTTTGGACAGGGTTTTGCACCTGGTTTGGCTACATGGTATGGACCTGCTAATGGCCCTGGAAGTG GAGGAGCTTGCGGATTTGACACAGATGTCGGACAACCTCCATACTCAGGCATGATATCTGCCGGAAATGCCAAGATCTTCCTCAAAGGACATGGCTGTGGTCAGTGTTTTCAG ATGCAATGCTCAGCTGACCTATGCTCGGGCAAACCAATCACTGTAACCATCACAGATGAATGTCCTGGACATTGTGACGATGTACCATTTCATTTCGACTTGAGTGGACATGCTTTCGGGGCAATGGCTAAACCTGGACAAGAAAATAATCTCCGCCAACGAGGACGAGTCGATATCCAATTCAGAAG GGTGCCATGCAATTATCAGGGTGCAAAAATCGCGTTCAAAATTGACAAAGGTATCAATCCCAACTATTTTGCGTGTGCAGTTGAAAGCATCAATGGAGACGGTGACATTGGCTCTATGCAGCTCAAACCCGCAAATTCTGGCTGGATTCCAATGAAACAATCCTGGGGTGCAACATGGAGTGCTAACATTAACCGTGCAACTCAAGGCCCACTCTCCTTCAGAATTACTACCTCGTCCGGGAAATCTATTGAAGTTGATAACGCAGTTCCAGCGAAATGGGTTAAGGGGGCAAGATATATTTCAAATGCCAATTTTTGA